From the Sphingomonas aliaeris genome, one window contains:
- a CDS encoding DMT family transporter, giving the protein MIWVPATLFAGALQAWRTAVQRRVSKGMSVNAAGLVRYLYGLPFAVAIAGTYQWVIAPLPHFPSIGSHFLLFCAAGGIAQIIATNLLLMAFEERNFVVGTAYSKTEAVQSALLSVVLLGDRLAPLVWLGIASGVAGVMILSTGGKRMGPRELFRAIGQRCAIYGIASGLFFALTTIGIRRATMEIGTDDHIRAGVLTLAATVLIQTVLQGGYLVWRERDQVALVFANWRVAGQVGLMSSLGSACWFTAFASAPVALVRIVGQVEIAFTMAFAHFYLGERMARSEGVGLILVAIGVVLALAGAL; this is encoded by the coding sequence ATGATCTGGGTCCCGGCGACCCTGTTCGCCGGGGCTTTGCAGGCATGGCGGACGGCGGTGCAGCGCCGTGTCAGCAAGGGCATGTCGGTCAATGCGGCGGGGCTCGTACGTTATCTGTACGGCCTGCCGTTTGCCGTCGCGATCGCCGGAACATATCAATGGGTGATCGCGCCGCTGCCGCACTTCCCAAGTATCGGCAGCCACTTCCTGCTATTCTGCGCCGCCGGGGGGATCGCGCAGATCATCGCGACCAACCTGTTGCTGATGGCGTTCGAGGAACGGAACTTCGTCGTGGGTACGGCCTATTCGAAGACCGAGGCGGTGCAGAGCGCGTTGCTGTCGGTCGTCCTGCTGGGTGACCGGCTTGCCCCCTTGGTCTGGCTCGGAATCGCGAGCGGTGTGGCCGGGGTGATGATCCTGTCGACCGGGGGCAAGCGGATGGGGCCGCGTGAGCTGTTTCGCGCAATCGGTCAGAGATGCGCAATCTACGGCATCGCGTCGGGGCTTTTCTTCGCCTTGACGACGATCGGTATCCGGCGCGCGACGATGGAGATCGGGACGGACGACCATATCCGCGCCGGCGTGCTCACGCTGGCTGCGACGGTGCTGATCCAGACGGTCTTGCAGGGCGGCTATCTGGTGTGGCGCGAACGCGATCAGGTCGCCTTGGTATTCGCCAACTGGCGCGTCGCCGGACAGGTCGGCTTGATGTCGTCGCTTGGATCTGCGTGCTGGTTCACGGCCTTCGCATCGGCACCGGTCGCGCTGGTCCGGATCGTCGGACAGGTCGAGATCGCGTTCACGATGGCGTTCGCGCATTTCTATTTGGGCGAGCGGATGGCACGCAGCGAAGGCGTGGGATTGATCCTGGTCGCGATCGGGGTCGTGCTGGCCTTGGCGGGGGCGCTGTAG
- the rdgB gene encoding RdgB/HAM1 family non-canonical purine NTP pyrophosphatase, giving the protein MSASDGSLGDIPQAIRKLKPGKLVIASHNAGKVREIRELLGPFGIEPVSAAELDLPEPEETGTTFVANAELKAMQAADLSGLPALADDSGLCVDALNGDPGVYTANWAETPDGTRDWMLAMGKVEDKLAALGPDISRRAHFVSVLALAWPDGHVEWFEGRADGMLTWPPRGDLGFGYDPVFVPDGQAQTFAEMDQAAKQAISHRAEAFKQLVAAVL; this is encoded by the coding sequence ATGAGCGCAAGCGATGGTTCTCTGGGTGACATCCCGCAGGCGATCCGAAAGCTGAAACCCGGCAAGCTGGTGATCGCCAGCCACAATGCGGGCAAGGTTCGCGAGATCCGCGAACTGCTCGGCCCCTTCGGGATCGAACCTGTTTCAGCGGCCGAACTCGATCTGCCCGAACCCGAGGAAACCGGCACCACGTTCGTCGCAAATGCCGAACTGAAGGCGATGCAGGCGGCCGACCTGTCGGGCCTTCCCGCGCTTGCCGACGATAGCGGCCTGTGCGTCGACGCGCTGAACGGCGACCCCGGCGTCTATACCGCCAACTGGGCCGAAACGCCCGATGGCACACGCGACTGGATGTTGGCGATGGGCAAGGTCGAGGACAAACTGGCCGCCTTGGGTCCCGATATCAGCCGCCGGGCGCATTTTGTCAGCGTGCTCGCGCTCGCCTGGCCGGACGGTCACGTCGAATGGTTTGAAGGACGCGCAGATGGCATGCTGACCTGGCCGCCCCGTGGCGATCTGGGCTTCGGCTATGATCCGGTATTCGTGCCGGATGGGCAGGCCCAGACCTTCGCGGAGATGGATCAGGCGGCGAAGCAGGCGATCAGCCACCGCGCAGAGGCGTTCAAGCAGTTGGTAGCCGCCGTACTCTAG
- the hrcA gene encoding heat-inducible transcriptional repressor HrcA, whose amino-acid sequence MPVPPISDLNDRARDVFRVVVESYLHTGAPTGSRTIAQRSGLNLSPASIRNVMQDLEELGLIAAPHTSAGRLPTESGLRLFVDGMMQALEPNAEERSAIERQVTQPGPVEAALAATTAALSGLSACAGLVMVPKRELVLRQMSFVPLSQDKALAVLVSEEGAVENRVIDLAHGVDPSVLVQAGNYMTAMLSGLTLSEAREKIGREIGEERAMLDDAARTLIERGLAVWSEDGDRRPVLIVRGQGRLIDAADAVQLQRITELLDDLEGKQEIAELLDSASAGDATRIFIGAENKLFSLSGSSVIAKPFRGLDGRVVGVVGVIGPTRLNYARVVPMVDFTAATLARLVGRGA is encoded by the coding sequence ATGCCCGTTCCACCGATCAGCGACCTGAACGACCGCGCCCGCGACGTGTTTCGCGTGGTGGTGGAGAGTTACCTGCACACCGGTGCGCCGACAGGGTCGCGGACGATCGCGCAGCGGTCGGGGCTGAACCTGTCGCCGGCGTCGATCCGCAACGTGATGCAGGATCTGGAGGAACTGGGCCTGATCGCGGCACCGCACACCAGCGCGGGGCGGTTGCCGACCGAATCCGGGCTGCGGCTGTTCGTCGACGGAATGATGCAGGCGCTGGAGCCCAATGCGGAAGAACGGTCCGCGATCGAGCGGCAGGTGACGCAGCCCGGCCCCGTCGAGGCGGCGCTGGCCGCGACCACGGCGGCACTGTCGGGCCTGTCCGCCTGTGCCGGACTGGTGATGGTGCCGAAGCGCGAACTCGTCCTGCGGCAGATGAGCTTCGTCCCGCTATCGCAGGACAAGGCGCTCGCGGTGCTGGTAAGCGAGGAAGGTGCCGTCGAGAATCGCGTGATCGACCTGGCACATGGCGTCGATCCGTCCGTCCTGGTGCAGGCCGGCAACTACATGACGGCGATGCTGTCGGGCCTGACTTTGTCCGAGGCGCGCGAGAAGATCGGGCGGGAGATCGGCGAGGAGCGTGCGATGCTGGACGATGCCGCGCGCACGCTGATCGAGCGTGGGCTGGCGGTGTGGAGCGAGGATGGCGATCGCCGTCCGGTGTTGATCGTACGCGGTCAGGGGCGGTTGATCGACGCGGCGGATGCGGTGCAGTTGCAGCGGATCACCGAATTGCTCGACGATCTGGAGGGCAAGCAGGAGATTGCCGAACTGCTGGACAGTGCGAGCGCGGGGGACGCGACGCGCATATTCATCGGCGCGGAGAACAAATTATTCTCCCTGTCCGGATCGTCGGTGATCGCGAAACCGTTCCGCGGACTGGACGGCCGGGTGGTCGGCGTTGTCGGCGTGATCGGGCCGACGCGGTTGAACTATGCCCGCGTCGTGCCCATGGTGGATTTCACGGCCGCGACGCTCGCCAGACTGGTGGGCCGCGGCGCTTAG
- the grpE gene encoding nucleotide exchange factor GrpE codes for MIEDDKIATDGADLREETAEAAPEVAQHDRVKELEGELAETKQSLLYAHAEAQNIRRRAEKEAQDARAYAATAFARDLLSVADNLARGLEAIPAELRGDEKMKGLVAGLEATGRELDSVFARHGITKMTVMGETLDPNRHQAMFELPSDEKPGTVVQEMQAGYMIKDRLLRPALVGVAKAG; via the coding sequence ATGATCGAAGACGACAAGATTGCGACAGACGGCGCGGACCTGCGCGAGGAAACCGCCGAAGCGGCACCCGAAGTGGCGCAGCACGACCGCGTGAAGGAACTGGAAGGCGAATTGGCCGAGACCAAGCAGTCGCTGCTTTATGCCCATGCCGAGGCGCAGAACATCCGCCGCCGCGCCGAGAAGGAAGCGCAGGACGCGCGCGCTTATGCCGCGACGGCGTTCGCGCGCGACCTGTTGTCGGTCGCGGACAATCTCGCACGTGGCCTGGAAGCCATTCCGGCCGAATTGCGTGGCGACGAAAAGATGAAGGGTCTGGTCGCCGGGCTGGAAGCGACCGGCCGCGAACTGGATTCGGTGTTCGCGCGGCACGGCATCACCAAGATGACCGTGATGGGCGAAACGCTCGATCCGAACCGCCACCAGGCGATGTTCGAACTGCCGAGCGACGAGAAGCCCGGCACGGTAGTCCAGGAGATGCAGGCTGGCTATATGATCAAGGACCGCCTGCTGCGTCCGGCATTGGTGGGCGTGGCCAAGGCGGGTTGA
- a CDS encoding cobaltochelatase CobT-related protein yields the protein MSPNEIYWGGLGQIVLTTGFFGWLFWAFARRKGHKRSVQDSRKDEPYRRYTTAHDLTLRARDVPRTLATDEYLVAKGWVLQDQAIWQRKANMAREISHSFSASLAGDIAEMFRDTKADDWAICLLIDHSGSMRDDPIIYTAATARGVSDALVAAGTKVAVLGFSTVGWKGGRARQDWLWQEQPRRPGRLCALLHIEYQTFGETLSEQDWEVMTHPDLLRENVDGEALEWAVSVIADRPEPHKLIVMLSDGAPVDDATLTHNGPSLLDRHLMSVIDCVEAEGKIMLAGLGIGFAVDRYYPRSRSTADLTEMPHALIGLIGDVANDVRQGRHEL from the coding sequence TTGAGTCCCAACGAAATTTATTGGGGAGGTCTTGGCCAGATCGTCCTGACCACGGGGTTCTTCGGTTGGCTGTTTTGGGCCTTTGCTCGTCGCAAGGGCCATAAACGGAGTGTTCAGGACAGCCGAAAGGACGAACCCTATCGGCGATACACCACAGCCCACGACCTGACATTGCGTGCGCGGGATGTGCCGCGCACGCTCGCAACGGACGAGTATCTCGTCGCTAAAGGCTGGGTGTTGCAGGATCAGGCGATCTGGCAACGAAAAGCGAATATGGCTCGCGAGATATCGCATTCTTTCTCGGCATCCCTGGCAGGCGATATCGCGGAGATGTTCCGTGACACCAAAGCGGACGACTGGGCTATCTGCCTGCTGATCGATCATTCCGGATCGATGCGCGACGACCCAATCATCTACACAGCGGCGACGGCACGCGGGGTGTCCGATGCGCTAGTCGCCGCAGGCACCAAAGTGGCGGTGCTGGGCTTCTCCACCGTTGGGTGGAAAGGCGGCCGGGCGCGACAGGATTGGTTGTGGCAGGAGCAGCCGAGGCGCCCGGGTAGATTGTGCGCCTTGCTGCATATTGAATATCAGACGTTCGGAGAAACGCTGTCCGAGCAGGATTGGGAAGTGATGACCCACCCCGATCTACTTCGCGAAAACGTCGATGGCGAGGCGCTCGAATGGGCGGTTTCGGTGATTGCGGATCGCCCCGAACCGCACAAGCTGATCGTTATGTTGTCCGATGGCGCGCCGGTCGACGATGCTACACTGACCCATAACGGGCCAAGCCTGCTGGATCGACATCTGATGTCCGTCATCGATTGCGTCGAGGCCGAGGGAAAGATCATGCTAGCCGGCTTAGGCATTGGTTTTGCGGTGGATCGCTATTATCCCCGATCCCGTTCAACGGCGGATTTGACCGAAATGCCGCATGCCTTGATCGGTTTAATCGGGGATGTCGCGAACGACGTTCGCCAAGGAAGACATGAACTATGA
- a CDS encoding threonine synthase yields the protein MLNPNLTTDRPTFVTHLECSLTGERYEADRLHGLSSAGRPLLVRYDLPAIKASLPKAMLEARPTDLWRWRELLPVRRTSDIVSLGEIETPLIPLTRSGGPNVLVKDEGRLPTGSFKARGLVMAVAMAKALGVTKIAMPTNGNAGAALAAYATRCGIETIVFCPDDTPEINVREIAVQGARVYRVNGLIDDCGAIVGRGAAQGLWFDFSTLKEPYRIEGKKTMGLELAAQFGWQLPQAIFYPTGGGTGLIGMWKAFDELEQLGWIGPERPRMYAVQASGCAPIVRAFDEGVEHAERWEDAATVAAGIRVPKAVGDFLILRAVRESGGKAMAVGDPAILQAVDDAAKKDGLLLCPEGGATLAAYREALRLGWIDEDESAVLFNCATGLKYPMPPANAKVDRHTEIDLAAL from the coding sequence ATGCTCAATCCAAACCTCACCACCGATCGCCCGACGTTCGTCACGCATCTCGAATGTTCGCTGACGGGTGAGCGGTACGAGGCCGACCGGCTGCATGGCCTGTCCAGTGCCGGGCGCCCCTTACTCGTCCGCTACGACCTGCCGGCGATCAAGGCGTCCCTGCCCAAGGCGATGCTGGAGGCGAGGCCGACCGATCTATGGCGGTGGCGCGAGCTGCTGCCGGTGCGACGGACGAGCGATATCGTTAGTCTGGGCGAGATCGAGACTCCGCTGATACCGCTGACCCGGTCCGGCGGCCCGAACGTGCTGGTCAAGGACGAGGGGCGCTTGCCGACCGGCAGCTTCAAGGCGCGCGGGCTGGTGATGGCGGTGGCGATGGCCAAGGCGCTGGGCGTGACGAAGATCGCGATGCCGACCAACGGCAATGCGGGCGCGGCGCTCGCGGCCTATGCGACGCGGTGCGGGATCGAGACGATCGTCTTCTGTCCGGACGACACGCCCGAGATCAACGTGCGCGAGATCGCGGTGCAGGGGGCGCGGGTGTACCGCGTGAACGGGCTGATCGACGATTGCGGCGCGATCGTCGGCCGCGGCGCGGCGCAGGGCCTGTGGTTCGATTTCTCGACGCTGAAGGAGCCGTACCGGATCGAGGGCAAGAAGACGATGGGGCTGGAGCTGGCCGCGCAGTTCGGCTGGCAGCTGCCGCAGGCGATCTTCTATCCGACCGGCGGCGGCACCGGACTGATCGGGATGTGGAAGGCGTTCGACGAACTCGAGCAACTCGGCTGGATCGGGCCGGAGCGGCCCCGCATGTATGCGGTGCAGGCGAGCGGCTGCGCGCCGATCGTCCGCGCGTTCGACGAGGGCGTCGAACATGCAGAACGGTGGGAGGATGCAGCGACCGTCGCGGCAGGCATTCGCGTGCCAAAGGCGGTCGGCGATTTCCTCATCCTGCGTGCGGTGCGCGAAAGCGGCGGCAAGGCGATGGCGGTGGGCGATCCGGCGATCCTGCAGGCGGTGGACGACGCGGCGAAGAAGGACGGGCTGTTGCTGTGTCCCGAAGGCGGTGCGACGTTGGCGGCGTACCGCGAGGCGCTGCGGCTCGGCTGGATCGACGAGGATGAGAGCGCGGTGCTGTTCAACTGTGCGACGGGGCTCAAATACCCGATGCCGCCGGCGAATGCGAAGGTCGACCGGCATACGGAGATCGATCTGGCGGCGTTGTGA
- a CDS encoding VOC family protein, which yields MLKDKTSSAIVAVRDLATARRFYGDTLGLTHTSASDHVVQYDTGGTTLVVYVSDQAGTNRANSVVWDVGDDIERIAAELATKGVTFERYGMPDTTFADGVHRTGNFRMVWFKDPDGNILHLNSG from the coding sequence ATGCTGAAAGACAAAACGTCATCCGCCATCGTCGCTGTCCGTGACCTTGCGACAGCGCGCCGTTTTTATGGCGACACGCTGGGGCTGACGCATACCAGCGCCAGCGACCACGTCGTCCAGTATGATACCGGCGGCACCACGCTCGTCGTCTATGTCTCCGACCAGGCCGGAACGAACCGCGCCAATTCCGTGGTCTGGGACGTGGGCGACGATATCGAGCGTATCGCGGCGGAACTTGCCACGAAGGGCGTGACGTTCGAGCGCTACGGCATGCCCGACACGACGTTCGCAGACGGCGTCCACCGCACCGGCAATTTCAGGATGGTGTGGTTCAAGGATCCCGATGGCAACATCCTGCACCTCAACAGCGGTTGA
- a CDS encoding vgr related protein, with translation MTARPLTPGETELARGMFGAAIDYAPVRIIQKKWAFFQPRDTVMAPTGNIHFHPHGTLYRDDFAVADRAIQALFLHEMTHIWQHQKGIFLPLKRHPFCRYDYAIRPGLPLHRYGLEQQAEIVRHAFLLRCGCTVPGAPALQQYETILPFTRGG, from the coding sequence ATGACGGCCCGTCCGCTCACCCCCGGCGAGACCGAGCTCGCGCGTGGCATGTTCGGTGCCGCGATCGATTACGCGCCCGTCCGCATCATCCAGAAGAAATGGGCCTTCTTCCAGCCGCGCGATACGGTGATGGCGCCGACAGGCAACATCCACTTCCACCCGCACGGAACCCTCTACCGCGACGATTTCGCCGTCGCCGACCGCGCGATCCAGGCGCTGTTCCTGCACGAGATGACGCATATCTGGCAGCATCAGAAGGGTATCTTCCTGCCGCTGAAACGTCATCCCTTCTGCCGCTACGATTATGCGATCCGCCCGGGACTGCCGCTTCATCGCTACGGGCTGGAACAGCAGGCCGAGATCGTCCGCCACGCCTTCCTGCTCCGCTGCGGCTGCACCGTCCCCGGCGCACCGGCGCTTCAGCAGTACGAAACGATCCTGCCGTTCACGCGCGGCGGCTGA
- a CDS encoding copper chaperone PCu(A)C — translation MRVPLPPTFASALTIAALALAGCSPPAVVSVDNAYVRLPAVSRGAAAGYFTLNGGATDATLLSVQSNVAIRAEMHESMKSGGMMAMKPLASVPLPAHGEVKFAPGGKHVMLFDMNPGIKRGSKVPLLLTFADGLRVRTNAVAIAAGDPVPEE, via the coding sequence GTGCGCGTCCCATTGCCCCCGACGTTCGCGTCAGCCCTGACGATCGCCGCGCTCGCGCTCGCCGGATGCAGCCCGCCTGCGGTCGTTTCCGTTGACAATGCCTATGTCCGCCTGCCCGCGGTCTCGCGCGGTGCCGCCGCCGGTTACTTCACGCTGAACGGCGGCGCGACGGACGCCACGTTGCTCAGCGTCCAGAGCAATGTCGCGATCCGTGCGGAAATGCATGAATCGATGAAGTCCGGCGGCATGATGGCGATGAAGCCGCTCGCCTCCGTCCCCCTGCCCGCGCATGGCGAGGTGAAATTCGCACCCGGCGGCAAGCACGTCATGCTGTTCGATATGAACCCAGGTATCAAACGCGGGTCGAAAGTGCCGCTGCTGCTGACTTTCGCCGATGGCCTGCGCGTCCGCACCAACGCCGTCGCGATCGCCGCCGGCGACCCCGTACCGGAGGAATGA
- the dnaJ gene encoding molecular chaperone DnaJ — protein MTSEVDFYELLEIERTADDATIKSSYRKLAMKYHPDKNAGCKDSEGRFKAISEAYDCLKDPQKRAAYDRFGHDAFRNGGGGGGGQGAGFGDFGDIFENIFGEFMGGQRGQQRGPRRGADLRYDMEITLEDAFQGKSSEITVDVSAQCDSCHGTGAKPGTSAKHCATCAGHGKVRAQQGFFVVERTCPTCHGAGQVIADPCGNCHGEGRVEKTKTLTVNIPPGVDEGTRVRLTGEGEAGARGAPPGDLYIFLHVARHPIFEREGTTLYARAPISFTTASLGGEIHIPGPDGVNHQIKIPAGTQSGRELRQRGAGMPVLQGRGRGDLVVRIEVETPTKLSAKQKALLEQFRETETGECNPQSEGFFQKMKSAWG, from the coding sequence ATGACAAGCGAAGTCGATTTCTACGAACTGCTCGAAATCGAGCGCACCGCGGACGATGCGACGATCAAGTCGTCCTACCGCAAGCTTGCGATGAAGTATCACCCGGACAAGAATGCCGGGTGCAAGGATAGCGAAGGTCGCTTCAAGGCGATCAGCGAAGCCTATGATTGCCTGAAGGATCCGCAGAAGCGCGCGGCCTATGACCGGTTCGGCCACGACGCGTTCCGCAATGGCGGCGGCGGTGGTGGCGGCCAGGGTGCCGGCTTCGGCGATTTCGGCGACATTTTCGAGAACATTTTCGGCGAATTCATGGGCGGGCAACGTGGCCAGCAGCGTGGCCCCCGTCGCGGCGCGGACCTGCGCTACGACATGGAAATCACGCTGGAGGACGCGTTCCAGGGCAAGTCGAGCGAGATCACCGTCGACGTCTCTGCGCAGTGCGACTCCTGCCACGGCACCGGTGCGAAGCCGGGCACCAGCGCCAAGCATTGCGCGACCTGCGCCGGGCACGGCAAGGTTCGCGCGCAGCAGGGCTTTTTCGTCGTCGAGCGGACGTGCCCCACCTGCCACGGCGCGGGTCAGGTGATCGCCGATCCTTGCGGCAATTGTCACGGTGAAGGCCGGGTCGAGAAGACCAAGACGCTGACCGTCAACATCCCGCCGGGCGTTGACGAGGGGACGCGCGTTCGCCTGACCGGTGAGGGCGAGGCAGGTGCGCGGGGCGCACCTCCGGGCGACCTGTACATCTTCCTGCACGTCGCGCGGCATCCGATCTTCGAACGCGAAGGCACGACATTGTACGCGCGCGCGCCGATCAGCTTCACGACCGCGTCGCTGGGTGGGGAAATCCACATCCCCGGACCTGATGGCGTCAATCACCAGATCAAGATTCCGGCCGGCACGCAGAGCGGTCGCGAACTGCGCCAGCGCGGTGCGGGCATGCCCGTCCTGCAAGGCCGCGGCCGCGGCGATCTGGTCGTCAGGATCGAAGTGGAGACGCCGACCAAGCTGAGCGCCAAGCAGAAGGCGCTGCTGGAACAGTTCCGCGAAACGGAAACCGGCGAGTGCAATCCGCAGAGCGAAGGCTTCTTCCAAAAGATGAAGAGCGCCTGGGGGTGA